A genome region from Ursus arctos isolate Adak ecotype North America unplaced genomic scaffold, UrsArc2.0 scaffold_18, whole genome shotgun sequence includes the following:
- the NPDC1 gene encoding neural proliferation differentiation and control protein 1, whose protein sequence is MATPVPPPSPRHLRLLRLLLSGLVLGAVLHGASAGRPDAAACPGSLDCALKRRARCPPGAHVCGPCLQPFQEDQQGLCVPRMHRPVGESLPGPRLEDEIDFLAQELAQQEPRHSMLTAQPQPEGGQRQLEPAATLGLSQRRQGPDLSPPSTRGAPAPTPHTTLGSPVSSVPVHVAPLEPRGGRGDGLALVLVVACSVAGAAALAVAALCWCRLQRDIRLTQKADYAAPQAPGSPATPGISPGDQRLAHSAEMYHYQHQRQQMRCLERHKEPPKELESLSSDEENEDGDFTVYECPGLAPTGEMEVRNPLFDHSSLSVPLPQ, encoded by the exons ATGGCGACACCCGTCCCTCCGCCCTCCCCGCGACACCTGCGGCTGTTGCGGCTGCTGCTCTCCGGCCTCGTCCTCGGCGCGGTCCTGCACGGTGCCTCCGCCGGCCGCCCGG ATGCAGCTGCCTGTCCTGGGAGCCTGGACTGCGCCCTGAAGAGGCGGGCACGGTGCCCCCCAGGCGCGCATGTCTGTGGGCCCTGCCTTCAGCCCTTCCAGGAAGACCAACAAGGGCTCTGTGTGCCCAGGATGCACCGGCCCGTGG GGGAGAGCCTGCCCGGGCCCAGACTGGAAGATGAGATTGACTTCCTGGCCCAGGAGCTGGCCCAGCAGGAACCTCGGCACTCCATGCTCacggcccagccccagcctgaaGGGGGACAGCGGCAGCTGGAGCCCG CAGCCACCCTGGGGCTCTCACAGCGCCGCCAGGGCCCTGACCTGAGCCCCCCCTCCACTCGGGGAGCCCCTGCACCCACGCCCCACACCACCTTGGGCTCCCCTGTGTCGTCTGTGCCGGTGCACGTGGCCCCCTTGGAGCCCCGGGGCGGGCGCGGTGACGGACTCGCCCTCG TGCTCGTCGTGGCGTGCTCGGTAGCCGGCGCGGCCGCCCTCGCCGTGGCGGCTCTCTGCTGGTGCAG GCTGCAGCGAGACATCCGCCTGACCCAGAAGGCCGACTACGCGGCCCCGCAGGCGCCGGGCTCCCCCGCGACGCCTGGGATCTCG CCCGGCGACCAGAGGCTGGCGCACAGCGCCGAGATGTACCACTACCAGCACCAGAGGCAGCAGATGCGGTGCCTGGAGCG GCATAAAGAGCCGCCCAAGGAGCTGGAGTCGTTGTCCTCAGACGAGGAGAACGAGGACGGTGATTTCACGGTGTATGAGTGCCCAGGCCTGGCCCCG ACCGGAGAGATGGAGGTCCGGAACCCGCTGTTCGACCACTCCTCGCTGTCCGTGCCCCTGCCGCAGTGA